GACCGCCGACGACCTGATGACCTTCGCACAGGCGTGGCTCGACGTGTGGCACGGCCGCAGCGAGGTGCTCCCGCGCGAGCAGGTGCTCGCGTTCTCCGAGCGGCAGGGCATTCCGGAGGGCTCGGACTGGGCGCTCGGCTGGGACACGCCGACCGCCGGCGCGTCGTCGTCGGGCGCGCACTTCGGCCCGCGCTCGATCGGCCACCTCGGCTTCACCGGCACGTCGCTGTGGATCGACCTCGAGCAGGAGGCGATCGTCGTCCTGCTCACGAACCGCCACCACCTCGTCGAGAAGCGCAGCAAGTTCACGCTCCGCGCCGAGATCCACGACGCGGTGATGGAAGCCTTCCTTGCCGGATAGCCCGAGCGCGCGCGGCCCGCAGCGCATCCACTTCGTCGCGATCGGCGGCACCGGGATGGGCGCGCTCGCCGGTCTGTGCAAGCGGCGCGGCCTCGCGGTCACGGGCTCGGACAAGAAGCTCTATCCGCCCATGAGCACGAAGCTCGAGGAGTGGGGCATCGAGGTCGACGAGGGCTTCGCGGCCCGTCACGTCACGAGCCGCGACCCGGACCTCGTCGTGATCGGCAACGCCGTGCGCAAGGACAACCCGGAGGCGAAGGCGACGATCCGCGCCGGCCTCCCCTACATGTCCTTCCCCGATGCGCTCTTCGCGCTCGCGATGCGCGACAAGCGGCGCATCGTCGTCGCCGGGACCCACGGCAAGACGACGACGACGACGATGATCGCGTCGATGCTCCATCATCTCGGGCGCGACCCGTCGTTCCTGATCGGCGGAATCCCGGTCGAGTTCGGCGACAGCTTCCGCGACGGCGGGGGCGAGGACTTCGTCGTCGAGGGCGACGAGTACGACACCGCGTTCTTCGACAAGACGCCGAAGTTCCTCCACTACGAGCCCGACCTGCTCGTGATCACGTCCGTCGAGTTCGACCACGCCGACATCTACCGCGACCTCGACCACGTGAAGGAGGCGTTCCGCACGCTCGTCGCGCGCATGCCGGCCGACGGCATCGTCTTCGCCGCGACCGACCAGGAGGGCGTCGCCGACGTCGTGCGCGACGCGCCGTGCCGCGTCGTCTCGTACGGCGTCGATCGCGACGGCGCGCCGTCGCAGGCCGAGTACCGCGGCACGTCGGTGACGGTCGGGCCGCACGGCACGGGCTTCCAGCTGACGCTCCCGCGCGAGGACGGCCTCCACGCCTTCGGCGTCGGCATCCGCGCGGCGGGCCACTTCAACGCCGAGAACGCCGTCGCCGCGCTCGCGATCGCCGACGTGCTCGGGCTCCCGATGCTCGAGGCGTCGGCCGCGATGGCGAAGTACCAGGGCGTGAAGCGGCGCATGGAGGTGCGCGGCGTCGCGCGCGGCGTCGTCGTGGTCGACGACTTCGCGCACCACCCGACGGCGGTGACGGTGTCGGTCGCGGCCGCGCGCGAGCGCTTCCGCGCGCGCAAGCTCTTCGCCGTCTTCGAGCCGCGCACGAACACGAGCCGCCGCGCGCTCTTCCAGGACGCCTACGGCCAGGCGTTCGGCCCCGCCGACTGCACCGTCGTGAAGCGCGTCGACACGGGCGACCCGATCTACAGCGCGACCGGCCGCGTCGAGGAGTTCTTCTCGGCCGACATCCTCGTCCAGCGCATCCACTCGAAGGGTCGGGAGGCGATCGCGTTCTCGACGGTGGAGGAGATCGTCGAGTTCCTGGCGCGCGAGGCGCAGGCCGGCGACGTCGTGCTGGTGATGAGCAACGGCAGCTTCGACGGCATCTTCGACAAGCTGTTCGCCGCGCTCGGCGGCCCCGACCCGGGCGGCTATCGCGAGCTCATGCTGCGCGAGGAGCGCGCGCTCGCGCGCCTGAACGCGATCTCGAGCGAGGCCTACGCGCGGCGGCGCGACTTCGGCGAGTGAGCGCGGCGCGCGGGCGGCCCCGCGCTCACGCGTCCATCCAGAAGTCGACGAGCGCGGCCGGGTCGAGCGGCACCGTCCACACCTCGGCCGCGCGACCGTTCGCGACGCGCGCGAGCAGCAGGTACCCGACGTCGATGCGGCGCGAGCCGCGCTCGAGCTTCGCGCGGAACACGATCGCGACGCGTTCGCCGCTCGCGAGCACGTCGACGAGCGTCGCGTCGAAGCTCGCCGTCATCTCGCCGATGCGGACGAGGTAGCCGACCACCTCGTCGACGCCCTCGTGGTCGCCGCGCCACGGGTTGGCGCCCGTCGCGTGCCACACCACGTCGGGGGCGAGGATCTGCGCGAGCGTCTCGGTGTCGCCGCGCGACACCGCGCTCCAGGCGCGGCGCGCGAGCTCCTCGTTGGCGTTCGTCGTCTCGGACATGGCTCCCGTCGCTCCCCTGCCGCGGCCGCGCGCATCATGCCCGAACCCGTGCGAGGCCGGGGAGCGAAAAGGATGCTAGGGAGGCGCGGCCGGGCGCGGGTGCGACGCCGCGCGCCGCGCTCCGGATGGCGGACGCGCGCCGGCGTCGCCGGAGCGCGGCTCGACGACGGGCGGAGCGCGCGGCGCGGGGCGGAGCGCGCGGCGCGAGCGGAGGAGCGCGATGGATCGGAGCCCGCTCGCGCTCGCCGCGCTCCACTTCGCCTCGCTCTACGAGCTCGACGCGCGCGGGCGCATCGCGGCCCTCGCCCCGCCGGCAGAGGGCGCCGCCCCGCGCCTCCACGTCGTGCGCACCGCGCTCGGCACCGTCTGGCGCATGCGCTGCGACCTCCCGCCGGCGCTCGTGCGTCGTCTCTCCGCGCTCGCGGGTCGCGAGGGCCCCTGGCGCGCGGACGCGCCGCTCGAGCGCGCCGAGTTCCTGCGGCGCGCGCTCGCCGACGCGGCACCGGTCGCCGTCCGCGCCGCGGGAATCGCCTTCGCGGGTGCCGACGCCTCGATGCTAGGCGCGCCGTCCGTCGCGGCGGACGTCCGGCCGCTCGCGCCCGGCGACGCGGCGCGCGCACACGGTGGCCTCGGCGACGAGGCGGCGCACTGCGCGCCGGAGCGCGCGCCCGTCGGCGCCTTCGTCGACGGCGCGCTCGTCGCGGTGTGCCGCTGTGCGTCGCGGAGCGCGCGCGAGCCCGCGCAGGCGCGCGTCGCGACTGCCGAGCCGTTCCGCGGGCGCGGGCTCGGCGCAGCCGTCCTCGCGGGCTGGGCGCGCGCCGTGCTCGCCGCGGGCGGCGTACCGCTCCTGCGCGCGGGGGCGGACGACCGCGCCGCGCGCGCGCTCGCCCTGCGCGCGCGCTTCGTCGCCTTCGGCGACGAGCACGCCTGGGACTAACGAGCCTCGACCTTCGGAAGCGCGTCGCCGAGCATCGCGTCGAGCGCGTCGCGGACGACGCGCGTCCACACCGCATAGCCCGCCGCCGAGAGGTGGAGGCCGTCGAACCGGAAGAGCGTCCCCGGCGGCGGGCCGTCCTCCTCGCCCGGCGCGCGCAGCGCGAGCATCGGCGTCGCGATGTCGACGTAGGAGAGCGAGGGGTCGGCCGCCGCGAGCGCCGCGATGCGCTCGTTCGCGGCGCGCATCCGCGGCCACAGCTCCCAGCGCAGGCGCGACGGCTTGATCGCGACGAACGCGATCGGCGCGCGGCTCCCGCCGTCGCGCACGAAGGCGACGAGGCGCTCGAAGTCGGCGACCACGCGGTCCGCCGAGGCGCCCGCGCCGATGTCGTTGTCGCCGGCGTACACGACGATCGCGGAGGGGGCATAGGGCGCGACGATGCGCGGCGCGAACGCGACGACGTGGTCCATGTGCGCGCCGCCGAAGCCGCGGTTGAGCACGCGCACGGGCGCCATGTCGCGCTCGAGCGTGTCCCACATGCGGATGCTCGAGCTGCCGACGAAGAGCACGGCCCCGGGCGCGGGCATCGACGCGCGGTCGGCCGCCTCGAAGGCCTCGATCTCGTCCTCCCAGAACGACGCCTCGGCCGCGCGCGCGAAGAAGACGCGCACGGCGACGGCACCGGCCGCGGCGAGCGCGATCGCGACGCCGGCCGCGATCGCGAGCCGCCGCGGCCAGCGGCGCGCGTGCACTCCGGAGCTCGTCGCCATCCGTGGCCTCCCGTCTTCGCGTCTTCGCGTCGTCGCGGTCGCGCCCGCCGCCGCCGCCGCCGCCGCCGCGACGCGCGCGGGCGCGCGCGAGGTCGCCGCGGCGGCGGCGCGCGTTGCTACGCTGGCGCGCCGTGATTCCCCGCGACTCCGCTCGCGCGTCCCGTCCGCCGCCCCCGCACCGGCGCCGGCGGGCGACTCCAGTGCTCGCGCTCGCGCTCCTCGCGATCGCGTCGCCGCGCATCCTACACGCGGCGGGGGCAGATCCGTCGTCGCCGTCCGCCGTCCTGCGCTTCGAGCGCGACGGTGCGCTCGTGCGGGCGCTTCCGCTCGCCGCACTGCGCGCCGCGTGCCCGACCGAGCGCGTCGACGTCGACGACCCCTACTACCACCGCGCGATGTCGTTCTTCGCGCTCCCGTTCCCGTGCGTCTTCGAGGCGGGCTTCGGCGCCCCGCTCGCGTCGTCCGCGCGCGAGGACTTCTCGCTGCGCGCCCTCGACGGCTACGCCCGCCCCGTCGCGGGCGCGCAGCTCGCCGAGCCGGGCGCGTGGCTCGCGTTCGCGGACGCGTCGCTCACGCCGCGCGCCGCGCTCGACGCCGACCCGCCCGCGCTGCGCTTCGCGCCCATCACGCGGCGCGAGCTCGACCCGGCGCCCTTCTACCTCGTGTGGACCGGCGCCGAGCAGAACGACCCGCACCGCCATCCATGGCCGTTCCAGCTCGTCACGATCGACGAGGTGCCGTTCGCGCGCCGCCATCCGCACACCGTGCCGACGGGCGAGCCGCCGGGCTCGCCCGCGCAGCGCGGCTTCTCCCTCTTCCGCAGCCAGTGCATCGCCTGCCACGCGATCAACGGCGAGGGCGGCGCGGTCGGCCCCGACCTCAACGTGCCGCGGAGCATCGTCGAGTACCGGCCCGTCGCGCAGATCCGCGCCTTCATCCGCGATCCGCGCACGTTCCGCTACTCGGCGATGCCCGCGCACCCGGGGCTCACGGACGCGGACCTCGACGCGCTCGTCGCGTACTTCCGGGCGATGAGCGCGCGCAAGCACGACCCGGGCGGCGCGGGGCGCGCCGCTCCGGACGCGGGCGGCGAGTGAGCCGCGTCGCGCGCGTGCGCGCCTAGCGAACCTCGAGACCGACGGCGCGCATGAGGTCGAGCGCGTTGCTGCGCGCGACGACGCCCGGCCGCAGCCGGTAGTCGAACACGAGCCGCCCGTCCTCGAGCCGGTCCTCGAAGTGGACGTTGCGCACGCGCGGCGCGAGCTCGTCCGCGATCGCGGCGAGCGCGAGGTCGTGCGTCGTCACGAACCCGATCGCGCCGCTCTCGAGCAGCGTCGCGACGATCGCGCGCGCGCCGATCGCGCGGTCGTGCGAGTTGGTGCCGTGCAGGGCCTCGTCGATCAGGAACAGCGCGGGGGCGGCGTCGGGGCTTCGCGCGACGTCGACGATCCGGCGCAGGCGTTCGAGCTCCGCGTAGAAGTGCGACGTCCCGGACTGCAGCGAGTCGACCACCCGCAGCGAGGCGGCGAGCGAGAGCGGCGTGAGCGCGAGCGCGCCGGCGCGCACCGGCGCGCCCGCCTGCGCCATCGCCGCCGCGACGCCGACGGCGCGCAGCAGCGTGCTCTTGCCGGACATGTTCGAGCCGCTCACGACGGCGATCGGCTCGTCGCGCGAGAGCCGCACGTCGTTGCGGACGCAGTGCGCGGCGGCGAGCAGCGGGTGGCCGAGGTCGCGCGCGTCGAAGAGCGGCGCTTCGCTCTCGGACGCGAAGCGCGGGAACGGGTCGCGCGGGTGCTCGTAGGCGTAGGTCGCGAGCGAGAGCAGCGCCTCGAGCTCGCCCGTCGCGTCGAGCCACGCGCGCACGCGTCCGCCGCAGCGCGCGCGCCACGCCGCGATCGCGAGCGCGATCTGCGGCCCCCACAGCAGGAGCGCGCCGATCGGCGCGAAGAGCTGGTTGCGCATCGCGTCGCGCAGCGCGACCCAGCGGCGCAGCCGCGCGATCTCGCGCGCGGCCGAGTGCGCGTCGCTCGCGAGCGCGCGGTGGAGCGCGCGCAGCCGCGCGTCCGGGCTCGCCGCGAACGCGGGCTCGCGTTCGAGCAGTGCGACGACGCGCTCGAGCAGGTCGAGCGAGCGCACGGCGCCGTCGAGCCCGGCGACGGCGCGCCGCGCGCGCGCGCGCGACGAGCGCGGCCGCGGCCTCGAGCGCGGCGACGCCGACGAGCGGCAGCGGGCCCGCGCCGAGCGGCCAGGCGACGAGCGCGGCGACGCCGAGCGCCGCGAGCCCGGCGAGCGCGGCGCGCAGGGCGGGGACGGGCACGGGCGCCGCGCGCTCGGCCCACGCGACGAGGCCGCCCGCGTCGAGCCGCGGCCCCACTTCGTCGCCTACGCGCGCGAGCCGCTCGCGCAGGTCGACGGCGTCGCGGAGCGCCGCGACGGCGCCCTGTCGCGCGACGACCTCGTCCGGTCGCGCGGGCGCGCACAGCCAGCGCGCGAGCGTCGCCTCGCCGAGCGGAGTGCGCGCCGCGCACAGGAGCTCGAAGAGCGAGCCCTCGCCGAACAGGTCGAGGTCGTCGGCGAAGAGCGAGTCGCGCGGGCGGACGGCGTCGCCCGCGCTCCCCGTGCCCGCCCAGCGGTCGTCGATGCGCGCGAGTCCGCGCGCATAGTGCGCGGCCGCGCGGCTCGCCGCGTCGCGCGCGCGCAGCGCGCGGTCGTGCGCGACGACGAGCGCGGCGAATGCGACGAGCGGCGCGAGTGCGACCGCGGGCGCGAGCGTGCGCGGCCCGAACGCGAGCCACGCGCCGAGCGCGCCGGCACCGAACGTCGCGAGCCGCGCGTGCGAGAGCCAGCGGCAGCGGCGCGCGAGTGCCTCGGCGCTGCGCGTCCGCGCGCCGAGGCGCGCCGCGTACTCGGCGCGGGGCGCGCTCGACGCGTCCGCGTCGCCGTCGCTGCGGCCGCCGGCGCCGGGCTGCGACGCGGGCCCGGCCTCGCGCGTTCCGGTCACCCGAGGCCCAGCACGCGCGCGCCGCGTCCGATCGGGCGTGCGGCCGCGATCGCGCGCGCGACGAACGCGCGCGCTCCCGCGACCGCGTCGCGCAGCGGCTCGCCGCGCGCGAGGCGCGCGGCGACGGCCGACGACAGCGCGCAGCCCGTTCCGTGGACGGGGCCCGCGTCGATGCGCTCGCCGGGGAGCCACTCGAGTGCGACCGTGCCGTCGTCGCCGCGGACCGCGAGCAGGTCGTCGGGCGCGCCGTCGCGATGGCCTCCCTTCACGAGCACCGCGCGCGCCCCGAGCTCGAGCGCGAAGACGCGCGCCGCCTCCTCGGCGCCCGCGCGCGTCGACGCGTCGCGCCCCGTGAGCGCGCCGGCCTCCGCGACGTTCGGCGTGACGAGCGCCGCGCGCTGCGCGATCTCGCACAAGGTCGCCCATGCGCGGCGCTCGAGCAGCGCCGTGCCGTCGCTCGCCGCGAGCACCGGGTCGAGCACGATGGGGGTGCCGGGCGCGAGCGCGTCGAGTCCGAGCAGCACGCTGCGCGCGACGTCGTCGGTCGCGAGCATTCCGATCTTCACCGCGGCCGGGGCGACGTCGCGCAGCAGCACGCGCAGCTGCTCGAGCACGACGTTCGGGAACGCGGGCAGCGAGCGGTGCACGCGCTGCGTGTCCTGGATCGTGATCGCGGTGACGACGCCCGCGCCGTGCACGCCGTGCGCGCGGAAGACCTGGAGATCGGCCTGCAGTCCCGCGCCGCCGGTCGGGTCCGAGCCCGCGATCGAGAGCGCGGTGGGAGACGTGACGGCCGGATCGGACATCGGCGCCGATGGTAAGATCGGCCCCCGCTCCGTGCATCCGATCCGACGGGCCCGATGGGGCGACGGGCTCGACGCGCGCGCAGCCGAGGAGGCCAGGTGGAACCCGAGGGCGCGGCGAGCTGGCTTCCCGAGGCATGTGCGGCATGTGCGGCGTGCGCGCGACCGCCCGGGCGTGCGCGCGCGCGCGTGCGGCGGCTCGCGGCGGCGGTGCTCGCCGCGCTCGCGAGCGCGACGGCGGGCGCGCTGCCCGGAGCGCGCGCGGCATTCGCGGAGTCGGCGGCCTCGGCGCCCGCCGACGAGACGTGGTATGCGCAGGAGGTCGCGCGCGGCGATCACGCCTTCCTCGTCACGCACTACTGGTCGAAGGGCGACAAGCTGCGCGCGGAGACCGTGCTCGCCGGGCGTCGCATCGTCACGATCGTGAACGGCGCCACCTACTACACGCTCGACCCGACGCGCGGCGTCGGGCTCGCGATCGAGCGCAGCGCGCTCGCGCGCGCCGGCGACGCGCGTCGCGACCGCCCGTTCGCCGACGACTTCCACGCGCTCGTGCGCGCCGGCGGCGAGCTCGTCGGCACCGAGGCGCTCGGCGGCCAGCCCGTCGAGCGCTACCGGCTCACCAACGAGTCGGGGCGCGTCGAGGTGTGGGTGACGCCGGACCGCAAGCTTCCCGTGCGCGTCGCGCGCTTCCGCCACGCGACGGCCTCGACGGACCAGAAGGACTACGTGAACTGGCTGCGCGGCGTGCCGATCGACGACCGCTTCTTCGAGCCGCCCTCGGGCATCGACGTCGAGCGCATCGGCTACGAGGACTACGTGCGCACGTCGGCGACGAAGCCGCTCGGACCGGCGCCGCCGTTCTACGGCTACCTGCTCCACGGCGAGCCCGAGGGCGACGCGGGCGGCTCGGACTGAGGCGCACTGCGCGCGCCCGCGCGCGGATCAGCTCTGGTTCGTCACCCAGACGATGTTCGGGTCGGCGAGCGCGGGCGTCGTCTCCGCCAGCACCGCGAGCTTGCGCGCGACCGTGCCGGCGAGCTCGCGGAACGCCTGCGCGGCGGGCGAGTCGGGCGCGTCGAGCACGATCGGCCGGCCGCGGTCGCCCGTCTCGACGACGCGCGGGTCGATCGGCACCTCGCCGAGGAAGTCGACGCCGAGCTCCCGCGCGATCCGCGCGCCGCCGCCCTGGCCGAAGATGTAGTACCTGCGATCCGCGAGCTCGGGCTCGGGCGGCGTGAAGTACGACATGTTCTCGACGATGCCGAGCACCGGCACGTTCACCTTCTGGAACATCGCGAGGCCCTTGCGCGCGTCGATCAGCGACAGGTCGTTCGCGGTCGTCACGATCACGGCGCCCGAGAGCGGCGCCTGCTGCGTCAGCGTGAGCGCGGCGTCGCCCGTGCCGGGCGGGCAGTCGACGACGAGGTAGTCGAGCTCGCCCCACTCGACGTCGGTGAGGAACTGGCGCACGAGTCCGTGCACCATCGGGCCGCGCCAGATGACGGGCGAGTCGTCCGTCAGGAAGAAGCCCATCGACATGAGCTTCAGGCCGTGCGCCTCGAGCGGGTAGATGCGCTTGTCGACGGCCGTCGGCCGGCCGCGCGCGCCGGTGAGCAGCGGGAGCGAGGGGCCGTACACGTCCGCGTCGAGCACGCCGACCGTCGCGCCCGTCTCGCGCAGCGCGATGGCGAGGTTGATCGCGGTCGTGCTCTTGCCGACGCCGCCCTTGCCCGACGCGACGGCGATCGTGTTGCGCACGCCCGGGAGCGCCTCGGCAGTGGGGCTCGCGGGCGCGGCGCGCCGCGTCTGCGCCGTCATCGTCACGGCGGCCTCGGCGACGCCCGGCAGCGCCTCGACGCGCTCCTTCGCCGCGCGCTCGAACTCGGCCTTCACGGGGCACGCGGGCGTCGTGAGCTCGATCGCGAACGCGACGCGCGCGCCGCCCGCGCCCGCCTCGATGCGGACGTCCTTCACGAACCCGAGGTCGACGATGCTGCGCTGGAAGTCGGGGTCGACGATGGGGCGGAGCGCGTCGAGCACCTGGCTCTCGGTGACGGACATGGGGTCTCCTGGGAAGCGCGGGGGCGGCAGTCTAGCAGCCGCGCTCGCGCGCTCTCGGCGACGGCACCGCGACGCCGCGCGCGCGGGCAGTGGCTACGCTCGCGCGCGCGGCGCGGGCGACGCGCCCCCGCGAAGCCTGGACCACGGAGACGCGAGCGATGACGGATCTCGACGAGGTGCTCGAGCGCTTCCAGATGGGCGGCCTCGAGTACGGCGGCGGCTTCGCGAACCACGGGCCGATGGCGGCGGAGGCGCTCGTCGCGCTCGGCCATCCCGCGCTCCTCACCGGCTGGGTCGACCTCTACGCGCCGCGCCTTCCGCCGTTCTCGCCGGGGCGCGCGATCGCGCCCGCCGAGCGCGCGGCCGCGCGCGGCGACGCGAGCCGCTTCGCGGACTGGGTGGCGACGTACGAGGCGGAGATCGCGCGCGACGGCGTGCGCGCGGTGCTCGCGCGCGAGGTCGCCGCGCTCGCGCCCGGCCTGTTCGCGGGGGCCGCGCACGGACTGCTGCGCGTCGCGCACGCGGCGCGCGCGATCGGCCGCGGGGAGACGTCGGTGCGCGTGCGCGAGGTCGCGTTCGGGCTCGGCTACTGGGCGGGGAGCTACCAGACGCTGCCCGGCGAGCCGGGGGCGCGCCCCGAGCGCGACCCGATCGACGCGCTGCTCACCCTCGAGCCCGTGCCGCCCGCCGCGCGCGCGGGCGGCGCCTTCACCGATGCCGTCCGCGCGCTCGACGCGCACGCGCCCTTCGCGCGCGCGCTCGCGAGCGCCGACCTGCGCGATGCCGGGAGCGACGCCTTCCTGTCCGCGCTCTGTCGCGCGGGGGCGCGCCTCTATCTCGCGAACCCCGAGGCCCGCATCGCCTACGCGCACGCGGTCACCGCGCCGAGCGCGGTGAGGCTCGTCGCGCCGTGGGTCGACGCCGCGACGCGGCGCGCGCTCGGCACCTTCGCCTATCAAGCCGCGATGGCGCTCCACGCCGTGAGCGCCGCGCGCGCCGAGGGCGGGCCGCCGCCGTCGGCCGAGGCCGTCGCGATGGCGGACGACGTGGACGAGATCCGCTATCGCGCGGCGTGCTCGCTCGGCGAGCACGCGATCAAGCTCGCCGAGGCGTGCCTGCGCGAGGACGCGATCGCGCCGGCGCGCGAGCTGCGGCTCGCCGCCGCCGACGCCGCGGCGCACCTGCAGGGCTGAAGCGCCGCGCGACCGCGCTCGCGCGGCACGGCGAGGAGGGGAGGGCGGACGTGGCGGAGTGGCTGGACGGCAACCCGTCGGGCGCGTGGCTCGCGCTCGGCCTGGTCGGCAACGCGGCCTTCGGCGCGCGCTTCCTCGTGCAGTGGATCGCCTCGGAGCGCGCGGGCGAGAGCGTCGTGCCGATGGCGTTCTGGTACCTGAGCATCGCGGGCTCGCTGGTGCTGCTCGTCTACGCGGCGCACCTGCGCGACCCCGTCTTCACGCTCGCCTACCTGCCGAACTCGTTCGTGTACCTGCGCAACGTGGCCCTGCGGCGGCGCGCCCGGCGTCAGGCGGCCGCGCCCGGCGCGCGCGACGTCGCCTCCCGCAGCACCGAGAGGTAGCCGCGCGCGACCAGCGCGTCGTCGAGCACGCCTCGCGACGCGAGCAGCGCGTGCATGCGCGGCAGGTTGTAGTGCGGCACGGTCATGAGCAGATGGTGCTCGAGGTGGTAGTTCACGAAGTTCGGCGCGATCAGCAGCCGCTCCCACCAGCGCGCGATCGTGGTGCGCGTGTTCTGCAGCGGGTTCGCCGGGTCGATCGGCATCGCGTGCTCGGCGATCGCGCGGATGCGCGTCACGAGCGTGTTCGTCGTCAGATAGGCGCCCACCCACAGCAGGTAGAGCCACGCGTGCCCGGCGAGCGCGAGCAGGCCGAGGAGCGTCGCGTTCGCGATCAGCATGCCGCGGAAGCGCTCGTTGCCGAGCCCGCGGCGCAGGCGCGCCGCGAGGCCTCCCTCGGTGCCGAGATCGCGCCGCGCGGCGAAGCGCACGAACTTCGCGCCGGTGCGGCCCGTCAGGTCGCGCACGACCTTGCGCCGGAAGCTCGCGCGCGTGATCGGGAAGGGCGTCGCGAGCCCGATGTCGGGGTCGTCCTCCGTCCAGTTCCGCGCGTGGTGGCGCATGTGGTAGCGGCGGTAGGCGTGGAGGTCGCTCCACACCGGGTAGCAGGCGAGCCAGCTCGCGACGGCGTCGTTCCAGCGCTTGTCCGAGAGGAAGGAGCGGTGCGCGGCCTCGTGCATCACGACGGCGAGCCCGAGCTGGCGCGTCCCGATCACGCACAGCGCGGCGACCACCGTAAGCGGGTTCGGCCACGCGGCGACGACCGCCATCGCGCCGAACACGAGGCCCCAGTTCACCGCGAGCGTGCGCCAGCTGCGCGCGTCGTCCATCTCGACGAGTGCGCGGATCTCGTCGCGCGCGAGCGCGTCGTGCCAGCGGTGGCGCGCCGCGGGCGCGGGCCCGGACGGCGCGGAGTGCGCGGCGGCGGGCCCGTTCGCGAGCGGGGCGGGGGCGGGCGACGCGGTGTCGGCGGCGTTCATGACGGGGCTCCTCCTGCGGTCGAAGGCTCGGCGTTCGCGGCGGCGCGGCCCGCGCGGACCGCGTGCGAGGGTGTGTTCCGCGCGAGCGCCGCGGCCGCGTCGCCGACGCGCACGTCGGCGGGGGCGGCCCGGTGCGCGACGCCGTGCTCGGCGAGGAAGGCCGCCCAGCACGCGCGTCCCGCCGCGTCGTAGTCGCGCGCGGCATCGACGAGCGCGCTGAGCGGTCGCTCGTCGACCAGCTCGGCGGGGAGCAGCGGGTCGAGCACGATGCGGCGGATCGCGCGGCCGCCGAGCGCGAAGCTCTCGACCATCGCGTCGCGCGGCGCGAGCCGGGCGAGCCGCGCGCGGCTCGCGGCGAGGTCGGCGCACAGCGCGTCCGCGCTCGCGGCGAGTGCCTCGGCGCTCCAGAGCGCGCACGCGCGCGCGGCGGTCGCCGCGTCGAGCTCGCCGAGCGTCGCGACGATCGCGCCCGGCGCGAGGCCGAGCGCGGCGAGCTCGTCGCGGAGCGCGGCGACGCTGCCCGCGAGGTTGTCGGGGCGCACGGCGAGGCCGGGCGCGAGGCTGCGGAAGCCGAGCAGCTCGAGCGCGCGCTCGCTGCGCGCCGCGCGGGGCGTTGCCGTCGCGTCGGCCGCGGCGCCGAAGACGCCGACCCAGCGCGGCGCGCCGTTCGCCGCGCGCGCCCACGCGCGCCGCCGCGCGGGCCGCCGCCGCCAGCTCGTCACCTGGCGGTTCACGTCGCTCGCGGCGGGCCCGAGTGCATAGCGACCTCGGCCGTCGCGCACGACCAGCCCCGCGCGATGCAGGCGCGCGAGGCTCACGCGCAGGCTGTTCTCGGCGATGCCGAAGAGCGCGGCGGCGTCGACGAGCGCGCGCACCGGCATCGAGCCGCGCCGCAGCGTCGACAGCAGGTCGAGCACGAGGCTGCGGGGCGTGGGCACGCGCGGCGGTGCGACGGCGTCGGTCATCGGGCCGGATATTACATGCCGATGCGAGATTCGCCGTGGGTGGGTAATGTCCGCGGCCGTGCCCCGTGGGGCGGCCCGCGTTCGCGTGGTAGGCTGCCGCCGATGTCCGACGCCTCGACCCCCGCTCCGGCCGGCGCCGCGCCGGC
This genomic interval from Myxococcota bacterium contains the following:
- a CDS encoding fatty acid desaturase family protein, whose translation is MNAADTASPAPAPLANGPAAAHSAPSGPAPAARHRWHDALARDEIRALVEMDDARSWRTLAVNWGLVFGAMAVVAAWPNPLTVVAALCVIGTRQLGLAVVMHEAAHRSFLSDKRWNDAVASWLACYPVWSDLHAYRRYHMRHHARNWTEDDPDIGLATPFPITRASFRRKVVRDLTGRTGAKFVRFAARRDLGTEGGLAARLRRGLGNERFRGMLIANATLLGLLALAGHAWLYLLWVGAYLTTNTLVTRIRAIAEHAMPIDPANPLQNTRTTIARWWERLLIAPNFVNYHLEHHLLMTVPHYNLPRMHALLASRGVLDDALVARGYLSVLREATSRAPGAAA